The window GTAAGCAGTCCAATCGGCTAGTAGGAAGATAAAGGCGTTGGGGGATCCACATTAGGCTGTTTGTGCGTTTAATTGTGCCAGTAAAGAAGGGCCAATGACCACTCAACGTGCGTAGCAACGTTGATTTACCAATACCGGAGCGACCTGAAATTAAGGTCAGTTCACCTTGTTTAGCGGTTAAATTAACCTGCTCAATTAAGGTGCGATTATCTGAGGTGGTCACTTTAACCGCAGCATTAAGCGCCGGTTGCTCTTCGATAAGCTGAACATCTGCTGCTTTGTCATTTTCTAATAGGATCACAAAATTGTATAAACGTGATACCGTCGCTTGCCATGCCGCTATCTCTTTATAGGCAAAAATAAACCAGCCTAATGAGGTCGCCACACTGCTGAAGGCTTGGCGTAATTGCATCAAGCCACCTAACATAATTTCGCCAGCAAGAAATTTAGGTAATGCGAGTAAGACTGGAGCCAGTGCTGTCACCTGTTGATAACCAACGGTATAAAACGAAAGATTGCGTTCACAGCGGATCAATCGGTTCCAGTTACGCATAATTTCACCAAAGCGATGCATTAACTCTTTTTTATCTTGTTGTTCACCACGTTGTCCCGCGATAGCATCGCCGTGATGGCGGCAATGAATTAACGCGCTACGGTAATCCGCTTCACGGCGTTGTTTATCCATGTTTAAACGACGCAAAGGGAAGCCAATCCATTGTGTTAAGGCGATACCAATAAGCGTGTAAATAATACAAGCCCAAAACATATAACCGGGAATAGACCAATCCGTGCCCACTAAGTTGAATGAGAGGCTGCCTGACAGTGTCCAAAGAATGGTGGCAAAGGAGACCAGTGTTAACATTGAATGCAGGAAGGTGACCAGCAAATTCAGTGTCGACTCAATCAGTAAACGAATATCTTCTGCAATACGTTGATCGGGGTTATCTGGCTCTTGTGAGGTTAACCGTAGCATATAGTGTTTACTGTTTGGAGACAGCCAGCGATTGAGAACGACCTCTGTCATGCCTTTACGCCAACGGATAATCAGCATTTGCTTGAGATAGTTCCCCATAACGACGACGAAAATTAATCCGCTGACTAACACCACAAAATATTGCAAGAGGCCATAGAGCGCCTGGCCATCAAATTTTTGTAACGCATTATAGAAATCACCGTTCCACATGTTCATTTTGACATTGAACCAGACCGATGACAGGGTTAGCCCCAGTGAGGCGGCAAGCAGTAGCCAGCAGAAAAGGGCAGTACGCTGCCCCCAAAAAGGTTTAACTAAATAGAAAAATTGTTTCAGTGTCTTCATGACGTTCTTCGTATTGTTGTTGTAATTGGCTCACATAGCTAACAAGATTTAAAGGTCGTAATTGATTTGTAGCCAGAACTGGCGACCCGGATCGTAAGATTTCAACACCCTATCTTCGAACACAAAACGGTCCGCGATATTTTTGTTGTTCAAGATATTGTTCACTTCCACAGAGAAGCCAAATCCATAGGCAAAATCAGGTTTCCAGCCAAGACGGGTATCCCATGTATATTTACTAGCAAAATGCTGTTTGCTGTATTTGCGAACTTGCCCATATTCAGGATCAAATGCATAGGCATTGTCATAGCGAACGGCTTGGTCGCGAGCTCCCCACCATTGCAGGCGGTTATACCAAGTGAGATCATAATCATCCCAAACACTGGTCAGTTCTAGGTTAAACTTAAATGGAGAGTTAAAGCTGGTTGACGGTAATTTTGAAGCATCGATGACTTTACCGTCATACCATACTTTGTTGAGATTAACTTTATTGGCTGGGTCAAACGAGTTATAGCCCGCATCTTTTGGCGTATTACTTTCACTTTGCTGCCATGTCAGTGAGGCAGTCATCACATGAGAAGCTTCTGCCCACTCCCAAGGTTGGCTGTTATTAACGGAAAGTGTCACGGTGTCGTGTGAACTACGACCGCCATTATCAAAGGTACGAATGCTACGTTTATCAAAGTCGCGAGTATCGTATTTGGTGCGTGTTCTGACCTCATCATAACCTTCACGGTGTACATACTGTAAACGCCATGTGGTTGATAGGATCTCCTGTTGCAGCGCAAGGGTTAGCTCATCGTTATAAGGGGTTTTAAGTGAATCCAGTCCTTCATAATCTTTTTTGTTATCCCAATCGTTTTTATTCGGATCAAGCGAGCAGGGGGCAAACTCACCATAGCTATTACATAATTGCATACCATCATTTTGTGCACCATATAAGGCATAGGTTAGCATTGAGCGGCCGTAATAACGGTTTGCACCTGCAATAATCTGTGTTTTGCCATCGCCAAAAACATCATAGTTACCGGATAAGCGGGGCGCTATATTGGTACGATTAACGAAGTCGTCGCGATCTAAACGGATCCCTGGACGAATGGTTAACTTGCCATATTGAATATTGTCATCAAGGAATAAGGCGTAATTAGTGTAGTCGGCAGCGTGGTTTCCTGCTTGGAAACGAGTAACATTGCTGAGGTAACCGTTATACATGCCATTGTTATCTATGCTACCCGTGTAGGTATAGCGGAAGTAGTCTTTATCTCGTCGATAAGTGCCTTTGGTGTAATTGAGCTCTGCGCCTAAAGTGGGTTTATGAGTGAGGCCTAACCCATCTTCCATAGCATTAAAGCGCATCACACTTTTTAAGCCATGATTTTTCTGTTTTGAGGTGAGATCGCCTAAACCACCGCTGCTACTTTCCGCGGTTTCATAGGTGGTATAATCAATAGCACGGACGGTGAGCGAATACTTCTGGTCATCTGTACGATCATCTTTGAGTGTTTGGGTGTTAGCGGTTAACTCGAATTGGCCAATATCAAATTGATGTTTAAAAACCGCAGTAAAACCAAGACCATCATGGGTTGAATCATAACCTGAATTCATCACTGAGGCTGAAAATAGGCGGCTATCGTAAGAAGCATAGTTAGCTGAGAGATCCAACGTACTTTTATCGGAGAGATCGAGTGAATATTTCAGGAAGTAGTTATCCGATGTGCGGTGCTGCTTCTTCTCACCTGAAGCGAAATCAACCATTTTCACTTGATTATTTTCATCAAAGATAACGGAATCCCCTCCCGTTACCGTCATTGGTATCGTGGAACTGCGGCGTGATGCTGAAAATACAATCCCTGAATTTTCACTGACACCTAATTCAAACCAACCCCCAAAATCATCTTTATCGTAGCGATTCTGGAAACGAGCAGGGTTAGCGGTATCATTTTTGGTCGTATCGATTCCGAGTGCGGGGTCATGGAATAAGTTGTTCCAGCCTGAACGTGTTAACCGGTAATAAGCGTGAGCGCTGTTTTCACCTTGCCAGCGGCGGCTATTCACCTCAACGGTTCCTCCCGTAAAGCCCCCAAATTCAACAGGAATGTTATTATCATACACCGCCATGCTATCGATAAGACGGCTATCGATATAGATCCCTTGATCGCTACTGCTTAAGCGAGTGGCTGTTTCACCAAGGCCACTATCTGCGGGATCAAAATCATTGTTGAAGCTCACACCATCAAGGCGATAAGCGTTTTGATAACTGCTCGAACCATGAATTGAAATACGTGAAGGCTTGATTTCCCCTTGGTTCATTGAGTTGCTGTCATTATTGGCAAATTGCACTGCTGGGTTGGTTTTCATCAGATCCGTAATATTGCCATCACCCGTGTTACGCTGGCTGATCTCTTCCGAGGTCACATATTGTGGGGCAGACATCACATCGGTTGCTGGGTGATTTTGCACGACACCAGAAACTTGTGTTTCGGGAAGCACTAAGGTGCCTTGATTCAGGTTTTGTGGGCGAATAACAAACACCCCGTTATCACTAACCAACTCTAATCCACTACCGATAAGTATTTTTTGTAATGCGGTTTGTGCGGTGTATTGGCCTGATAATGATGGAGCACGTAGCCCATTGAGTTGGCTTTTGTCATAGAGGAGTTGAAGGTTTCCTTGCTGACTAATTTGTGCGACGGAAGTTGCGAGAGGTTGTTCCGGAAGTGAAAAAACAACTTCTTGAGCAATAGCGGAATGACAGCTTATCGCACTACTGATAGCGACAAGTAGCGCAACAGGCTGAAACCGTTTGTGGGTGAATCGAGTAGACATGCATATCCCTTATTCTTAAGCGGCACCAAAAAAGTGCTAAAAATGGCAAATAGTGCGTATTTGCTTAAGAAGAGGGTGAAATGAGAATTATCCTCACCTGTAAATCGAAATAATTTTCATTTATTTTTTTTGTTCTGAATAATCAGTATGTTATTTTTATCTTGATAGATAACCTGCACGGGTAAAAGTATAGGCAGAGCTTGGAAAAATTGTTCCGGTTGACGTAGATTGATCCTTCCTGAAATTTTGCTCTGTGCGAGCGTTGAAGGCGAAAGTTCAACATTCACCGTTGAATAAGCTTTCAGCTCAGTGAGCACGTCAGCTAAGGGTTTATCGGTAAAACTCAGTTCACCGAAGCGCCATCTTGCAACGTCTAAAGGGGATATTTTCTGGACAGTGATTGTGCTGTTTATCGTTGGACTTATTGCGCTATCTCCCGCAAATAAGTAAGTGGCTTCTTGGGCTTCTCCTGTTTTCAGACTCACGATGCCTTTACTGACGCTCACGGTGACTTGTTGGTGATGTCTATCCACTTCAAATTCCGTCCCGACGACTCGAATGCGCCTTTCATCGGCCAAAATCACAAAAGGGCGATAGGGATTAGATTTAACCTTGAAGTAAGCACGCCCTTTTTCTAAATAAACTTGGCGAATTTCGGTTTCATAGGCCACACGCACCTGGGTTTGACGGTTTAAAAAGAGTGTTGAGCCGTCTGATAATGTCACTTCTTTTGGCTCATTAGTGGCTGCAAGTGTCATATTGTTGAGCATCATTGAAGGTAAGTGGCTATAAGGCAAGAATAAAATAGTCACAATAAACAATGCGGCGAGTGTATTGCCCAATGGACGCCAAAGGCGAAAGAAAGGGCGTTTTTTAGGTGATACCTCCACAGATGCAGGACGAGGCATCGAATCAAACTCACGCCAAACCTCTGCCATTGCCTCATAGGCTTTTGCATGCTCAGGGGATGCATTTAACCAAATAGTAAATTGTTTTACCTGCTCGGCACTCATTTGTTGACTATGCTGGCGAGTAAACCACAGTGCTGCTTGCTCATCAACAGAATCCAATGCATCCGGTTCGGAGGGGGATGTGTGTGTCATTAATTATTATTGCTCTGATTATCAAGGTGCTTTTTACAGTGTAGCAAAGCCGCGGCGATATGCTTTTCAACCATACTGATGGAGATCTCCATACGCTCAGCTATTTCGCTTTGCGATAAACCATCAAATCGATAAAGCAAAAAGGCTTCACGTCTTCGCGGAGGAAGCGAGTCGATTGCTTCACTAAGCCGTTGTATACGCTGTTGATGCTCCAATATTTCACTAGGATCATCTTGGGTCGCCTCAAGATTATGCTCCAGTAAGGCTTCATCGATATCAGTTTCTGATTTTGCTAGCCGTTGATGACGTCGCCAATGATCGATCAACACATGATTGGCGATTTTAAACAAGTAAGCACGGCTTTCTTTTATCGGAGATTGCTCTTTTCGATTAAGCCATAGTGTAAACACATCCTGTGATAAATCATCAGCATCATTGCTATTACCGAGTCGATTGCGGAAAAAGCGGACAAGCTGGCTATAAGTTGACTGATATGCCCCGCTAATTTTTCGGGCAAGAGATTTATCGATAGTCATTTTTCGCTGGTGTCAAAAAGTTAACATTACGCATTTATACGTAATAAAGGATTTGCTCAAATTACTTTATTGTATTAATTCAAATAGATATTTTAATTATGAGTTATTATTAATAATAATGAATATCATTTTTGTTTGTATTATGCCTATAATCTGCAAAAAATAAAGTCGTGAGGCAGAATATGAGCAGTATCGCGGGCAATCTAGAGCGCCCGATTTTCCGTCCACTGGGCGGTTTGTTTTTAAGTCTTTTTTTCCACGGAACACTTGCAGTGATTTTTATAGGTTGGTTAACGACAACCCTTCCTAAAACGGGGGTGTTACCACCAGCAATATCATTGCAATTAGGGGTTTATCAGCTTGAGCAGCACTCAGAGCCTGAAGTGAACCATGCACCTAAACAGCAAATGGTGACGCGTGAGGAAGTTTTACCGGAACTTGTTGAAAAAACGGAAAAACTACCTGAAACCCCTTTAGTCGATAATGGCACCTTGACCAAGGTGAGTGAACAAAAACGCCCACCCAAAAAGCAGCAGCCACAAGTTAAAAAAGTGGTTGAAGAAGCACCGTTAAATACTCAAGAATCCGCAGTGACGTCAATGCCCACAGCCGGCAGTGCATCCAATAGTCGTGCTAATTTTTCGAGTAATGCTTCTGCCGCGGTGAGTGGACACCAAGGTTGGCACAGTGAAGTTCATCAGCGTTTAGCGAAAGCAAAACGTTATCCAAGGGCGGCCTTGCGCTTTCGCTCAATGGGGGTGTCTCAGGTTAAAGTGACGGTTGACCGTCAAGGTGAAGTGATTAGTGCCAGCTTGATTAATTCATCGGGAACCAAAATTCTCGACAAAGAAGCGTTGGCAACAATTAATCGTGCAGCGCCTTTTCCTGTACCACCAGAAACTTTACTGATTGATGGTAAAGTTGAATTCATCGCCCCTATCGTATTTGATACTAAATCCATTTAATCATTTCGCTGAGGAAAACGCCCTCAGCGATTTGTATGATCGAATTAATGTTCGGGGGGTTTAGGTTTATTGGGTTTGCTTTTAGCCCGTCGCTTCTTAGGTCGATAAGGCCTATGTTCTGGTTTCTTTTTCTCTGAGTGAGCTCTTTTCGATGCAGTTGGCTGCATGTTATCGTCCTCTTCAGTACCACTGTCTTCATCAACCACTAACTGTGGTGGGGTATTCTTTCCTTTCTTTTTCTTGGAACGGAAGAGTGTGTTGGCGAGCACAAACCCAATGCATAGCGCGAATAAAATGAAAAAACGTAACACGTTAGTGCTGTTATCTGCCTGCTGGATTTCTGTGGTTAAAAGTTCTGTATCGATAGTAAGACGTAGGTAGCCTTTCGGTTCTTCTTGACCAAGAATAGGTACCACTAATTGATATTGAAAAGGTTGAGTAGATTGAGCGCTATCGATAGCGAGGCGTTCTCGTACAGAAACGGATTCTCCTGCACTGGCGATTAATGTGCCTCCAGCCGAATAAATACTGGCATCCAAAATATATTTGTCTTTCGTCACATTCTTTAAATTGGCGATAATTCGTTCTCGATTAAAATCTTTGCTGCCGGAAACGATATAATCGGATAAGCTGAATGCCACTTGTTCAGCCAAAACACGCGTTAATTGTTTAAACTGTTCAACTCTGCTTTGATTTTGGCTAGTACCTAAATAGGATATGCCTTGCATTAATAGGGCTATTAATGCCACGCAGATAACGATGATCACTGTTTTGTGAAGCTTAAATGTTAGTTTCATAGAAATCACTAAGGGCTCTTTATCTATTCTCTGGCATCATGTTGCCAGAGCTTACACAGATAGGGTAGTTTTGGAACGTATTTTTATTATAAAAAGTTGAGTCGATTACAGGAGCTAATTTTCATGTCAACGAGTTTGACCTATTGCTATTTACCCGATGAAATTCAGAAGTGGCCTGGATTGCCACTGTCGCTGAGCGGGGAGGAAGTGATGCCTTTAGATTACCGTGCAGGCGATAGTGGTTGGTTATTGTATGGGCGTGGCTTGGATAAAGCGCGGATCAGTGATTTTCAACAGCGCTTAGGAATAGCAATTGTCATTGTTTCATCATGGCGAATTGATGACTATCAAGTCGTCAGAATTGCAGGAAGCATCACTCCTCGTATCAAAAAATTAGCCGATGAAAGCTTATTGGATGTCGTGCCTCTTGGACAAATTCCACGTTTACGTTCACCGGGGTTGTTATTGATGGATATGGATTCCACCGCAATCCAAATCGAGTGTATTGATGAAATTGCTCGTTTATATGGTGTCGGTGATCAAGTTTCTGAGGTCACTGAACGTGCAATGCAAGGCGAACTCGATTTCACTGAAAGTTTAAGGGCGCGGGTTGCGTTACTTAAAGGGGCTGACGTGATGATTTTGCAACAAGTCATGGACTCCCTGCCATTAATGCCCGGCCTAACAAGCCTTGTGCGTAAATTACAGGCAATGGATTGGCATGTTGCAATTGCATCCGGAGGGTTTACTTTCTTTGCGGATAACCTACGCCAGCAACTCAAACTGGTCGCTGCCGTGGCTAACCAACTGGAAATTAAAGATGGTAAGTTAACCGGTAAAGTGAAAGGGCCTATTGTTGATGCGAAATTTAAGGCTCAAACATTAGTTAAATTGGCTGAGCGCTTAGACATTCCGATAGAACAAACTGTGGCTATCGGTGATGGTGCGAATGACCTAAAAATGTTACGTAAAGCAGGTCTGGGGATTGCTTATCATGCAAAACCTAAAGTCTATGCGCGTGCCAAAGTGGCTATCCGTCACGCCGATTTGATGGGGGTGATGTGTGTGTTAAGTGGTGGGCTGAAGCATGAGGAACGCTAATATTCGCCCTATTTAGCGTCGTGGTACGGTTATCCACACCCGCCTAGTCGCATACTTAAATAGGTGGCTAGGGGGGAAGAACGTTTGATACCTATCCACAACATACACTATTTAGAAAAGATGAGTTGTGGGGGAACACATACTGATAACTTAAAATGCAATGTGTGATGGCGGTATAGCATCGACGATTAAGACGGTTATCTGTGAAGGTAAAAATAAGTTGATGATTTAGCGTACTATCGGCTTAAAAGGACACGTTTTTAGGTTGTTATAAGTCGTAAACAGGCTAAATATGTAGGGTACAGACTTTTGAATTAAAAGCAGTTGGTTAAAAGGGATAATAGGAGCAATATTGTGGCAAAAGGTGCAAAAAGGGCGTTTGTCTGTAATGAATGTGGTGCGGATTATCCACGCTGGCAAGGGCAATGCAGTGCTTGCCACGCATGGAATACCATCACAGAAGTGCGCCTCGCCTCAAGTCATTCATCTCCACGTAATGACCGCTTAACAGGGTACGCTGGCAATGCCGCGGGTGTCAGCCGCGTGCAAAAGCTATCCGAAATTAGCCTTGAAGAGTTACCTCGTTTTACCACGGGTTTTAAAGAGTTTGACCGTGTGCTTGGTGGTGGTGTTGTGCCTGGTAGCGCGATTTTAATTGGCGGAAACCCAGGGGCTGGTAAAAGTACCTTGTTGCTACAGACAATGTGCTTACTATCACGAGAGATGAAAACGCTTTATGTGACGGGAGAAGAGTCTCTGCAACAGGTTGCCATGCGTGCCCACCGTCTAGGGCTACCCACTGACTCCCTGAACATGCTGTCTGAAACCAGTATCGAACAAATCTGTTTAACTGCCGAACAAGAACAACCCAAATTGATGGTGATTGACTCAATTCAAGTGATGCATATGGCAGATATCCAATCTTCTCCGGGCAGTGTTGCACAGGTTCGAGAAACCGCAGCTTACCTTACCCGTTTTGCCAAAACCCGAGGTGTCGCTATTATTATGGTAGGCCATGTGACAAAAGATGGCTCTTTAGCGGGACCGAAAGTGTTAGAACACTGTATCGACTGTTCGATTATGCTGGATGGTGATGCCGATAATCGTTTCCGTACCTTACGTAGCCATAAAAACCGGTTTGGTGCGGTGAATGAACTCGGTGTGTTTGCCATGACGGAACAAGGCTTAAAAGAAGTGAATAACCCTTCTGCCATTTTCTTGAGTCGTGGTGATGAAATTACATCGGGTAGTTCAGTTATGGTTGTGTGGGAAGGCACTCGCCCATTGCTGGTGGAAATTCAGGCGTTGGTTGATCACTCTATGATGTCAAACCCTCGTCGAGTGGCGGTTGGGCTTGAACAAAATCGTTTAGCCATTTTATTAGCGGTTCTGCATCGGCATGGTGGTTTACAAATGTCCGATCAAGACGTGTTCGTTAATGTGGTTGGTGGCGTTAAGGTGACAGAAACCAGTGCAGACTTGGCATTACTCCTTTCTTTAGTCTCCAGTTTTCGTGACCGGCCTTTACCAAGAGATTTGGTGGTATTTGGTGAGGTTGGGCTTGCTGGTGAGATCCGTCCAGTACCCAGTGGGCAGGAGCGAATTTCTGAGGCGGCAAAACACGGTTTTAAACGCGCGATTGTGCCTCATGCCAATATGCCTAAAAAGCTACCTCCAGATATGAAAGTGTATGGTGTGAAAAAGTTGTCCGATGCTTTAAGCGTGATGGATGAATTTGAATAAGAGATTAAGCATCATTGACATTTTTACGTTGTTAAATAGAACGTTATCTCGCAGTAATACTGTCGTAATACCTAGTTGTAGGCCGTGTTATTGAAAGCATATAAGGAAATTAAATGGCTGAATTTGACTATCTTAAGAATGCAATTAAGCAAGCGGGTTATACTCTACAGCAAGTTGCCGATGCCTCTGATATGACCAAAGGTTATCTCAGCCAGCTTATCAACAATAAAATTAAAAGCCCAAGTGCGCAAAAAATTGCGGCACTCCATCGTTTTCTGGGGTTGGAATATCCCAATAAACAAAAAATCATTGGGGTCGTCTTTGGTAAGTTTTATCCTTTGCATACAGGTCATATCTACCTGATACAACGTGCGTGCAGTCAAGTCGATGAACTGCATGTTATTCTTTGTCATGATGAACCGCGCGATAAAGATTTGTTTGTGAATAGTTCTATGTCACAACAACCTACGGTGAGCGACCGCCTACGTTGGTTATTACAAACATTCAAATACCAAAAAAATATTCATATCCATTCATTTGATGAGCAGGGGATAGAACCTTATCCACATGGTTGGGAAGTGTGGAGTGAGGGCATGCTCGGGTTTTTGAAAAAACAGAATATCCACCCAAGTTTTATCTACTCAGGTGAAAAAAATGATGCGCCAAGGTACAAAAAATATTTAGGCATAGAAACGATTTTAATCGACCCTGAGCGTACCTTTATGAATATTAGCGGTAATCAGATCCGTCAGGCACCTTTTCGCTACTGGGATTATATTCCAACAGAAGTCAAACCCTTCTTTGTGCGTAAAGTTGCCATACTCGGTGGAGAATCGAGCGGCAAGTCCACATTAGTGAATAAATTGGCTAATATTTTTAATACGACTAGCGCATGGGAATTTGGACGAGACTATGTTTTTTCCCACCTCGGTGGTGATGAGATGGCATTGCAATATTCTGACTATGACAAAATTGCGTTAGGTCATGCTCAATATATTGATTTTGCTGTTAAATATGCCAATAAGGTCGCATTTATCGATACCGATTTTATTACGACACAGGCTTTTTGTAAGCGCTACGAAGGAAAAGAACATCCTTTTGTTCAGGCTCTAATTGATGAATACCGTTTTGATTTAGTCATCTTATTGGAAAACAACACTCCATGGGTGGCCGATGGGTTACGTAGCTTAGGCAGTGAAAAAGATCGGCAAGAATTCCAAGCATTGCTGATTGAAATGCTAAAGAAAAATCATGTTGAGTTTGTTCGAGTTGAATCACCCGACTACGACAGCCGTTTTCTAACCTGTATCTCGTTAGTTCAGCAATTATTGATGTTAGATGAGTGAGCCTATTCATCGCTAAGTTAGAGTAATGACACAAATACCCCATTATTGAGGTATTTGTGTTGGTCAATCATGCGTGACTATTTGCTCATACGCTTGTATTTCATACGATGAGGCTGTAGTGCTTCTGCACCTAAGGTGCGTTTTTTGTAATCTTCATATTCAGAGAAGTTACCTTCAAAGAAGGTGATGTTGCCTTCATCTTGATAATCAATAATATGTGTTGCAATACGGTCAAGGAACCAACGGTCATGCGAGATAACCATGGCACAGGCAGGGAACTCTAACAGGGCGTTTTCTAACGCACGCAATGTTTCAACATCGAGGTCGTTGGTTGGTTCATCGAGTAACAGGACGTTACCGCCAACTTGTAGCAGTTTCGCTAAGTGTAGACGACCACGTTCCCCGCCGGATAACTCCCCAACACGTTTTCCTTGGTCAACGCCTTTAAAGTTAAAACGGCCAACATATGCACGGCTTGGGATCTCAAAGTTGCCGATACGCATAATATCT of the Providencia stuartii genome contains:
- a CDS encoding ABC transporter ATP-binding protein/permease — protein: MKTLKQFFYLVKPFWGQRTALFCWLLLAASLGLTLSSVWFNVKMNMWNGDFYNALQKFDGQALYGLLQYFVVLVSGLIFVVVMGNYLKQMLIIRWRKGMTEVVLNRWLSPNSKHYMLRLTSQEPDNPDQRIAEDIRLLIESTLNLLVTFLHSMLTLVSFATILWTLSGSLSFNLVGTDWSIPGYMFWACIIYTLIGIALTQWIGFPLRRLNMDKQRREADYRSALIHCRHHGDAIAGQRGEQQDKKELMHRFGEIMRNWNRLIRCERNLSFYTVGYQQVTALAPVLLALPKFLAGEIMLGGLMQLRQAFSSVATSLGWFIFAYKEIAAWQATVSRLYNFVILLENDKAADVQLIEEQPALNAAVKVTTSDNRTLIEQVNLTAKQGELTLISGRSGIGKSTLLRTLSGHWPFFTGTIKRTNSLMWIPQRLYLPTSRLDCLLAYPQDIAQFTETDFKQVLSKVGLGKLHYQLNLETDWHNRLSGGEQQRLMFARLLLNRPKLLLLDETTSALDENSALELIQLIKHELPDSAIVLVTHQRFLSQVAEQIIPLQEAPTRANITTGTPEYAS
- a CDS encoding secretin and TonB N-terminal domain-containing protein — encoded protein: MSTRFTHKRFQPVALLVAISSAISCHSAIAQEVVFSLPEQPLATSVAQISQQGNLQLLYDKSQLNGLRAPSLSGQYTAQTALQKILIGSGLELVSDNGVFVIRPQNLNQGTLVLPETQVSGVVQNHPATDVMSAPQYVTSEEISQRNTGDGNITDLMKTNPAVQFANNDSNSMNQGEIKPSRISIHGSSSYQNAYRLDGVSFNNDFDPADSGLGETATRLSSSDQGIYIDSRLIDSMAVYDNNIPVEFGGFTGGTVEVNSRRWQGENSAHAYYRLTRSGWNNLFHDPALGIDTTKNDTANPARFQNRYDKDDFGGWFELGVSENSGIVFSASRRSSTIPMTVTGGDSVIFDENNQVKMVDFASGEKKQHRTSDNYFLKYSLDLSDKSTLDLSANYASYDSRLFSASVMNSGYDSTHDGLGFTAVFKHQFDIGQFELTANTQTLKDDRTDDQKYSLTVRAIDYTTYETAESSSGGLGDLTSKQKNHGLKSVMRFNAMEDGLGLTHKPTLGAELNYTKGTYRRDKDYFRYTYTGSIDNNGMYNGYLSNVTRFQAGNHAADYTNYALFLDDNIQYGKLTIRPGIRLDRDDFVNRTNIAPRLSGNYDVFGDGKTQIIAGANRYYGRSMLTYALYGAQNDGMQLCNSYGEFAPCSLDPNKNDWDNKKDYEGLDSLKTPYNDELTLALQQEILSTTWRLQYVHREGYDEVRTRTKYDTRDFDKRSIRTFDNGGRSSHDTVTLSVNNSQPWEWAEASHVMTASLTWQQSESNTPKDAGYNSFDPANKVNLNKVWYDGKVIDASKLPSTSFNSPFKFNLELTSVWDDYDLTWYNRLQWWGARDQAVRYDNAYAFDPEYGQVRKYSKQHFASKYTWDTRLGWKPDFAYGFGFSVEVNNILNNKNIADRFVFEDRVLKSYDPGRQFWLQINYDL
- a CDS encoding FecR family protein — protein: MTHTSPSEPDALDSVDEQAALWFTRQHSQQMSAEQVKQFTIWLNASPEHAKAYEAMAEVWREFDSMPRPASVEVSPKKRPFFRLWRPLGNTLAALFIVTILFLPYSHLPSMMLNNMTLAATNEPKEVTLSDGSTLFLNRQTQVRVAYETEIRQVYLEKGRAYFKVKSNPYRPFVILADERRIRVVGTEFEVDRHHQQVTVSVSKGIVSLKTGEAQEATYLFAGDSAISPTINSTITVQKISPLDVARWRFGELSFTDKPLADVLTELKAYSTVNVELSPSTLAQSKISGRINLRQPEQFFQALPILLPVQVIYQDKNNILIIQNKKNK
- a CDS encoding RNA polymerase sigma factor, with product MTIDKSLARKISGAYQSTYSQLVRFFRNRLGNSNDADDLSQDVFTLWLNRKEQSPIKESRAYLFKIANHVLIDHWRRHQRLAKSETDIDEALLEHNLEATQDDPSEILEHQQRIQRLSEAIDSLPPRRREAFLLYRFDGLSQSEIAERMEISISMVEKHIAAALLHCKKHLDNQSNNN
- a CDS encoding energy transducer TonB — translated: MSSIAGNLERPIFRPLGGLFLSLFFHGTLAVIFIGWLTTTLPKTGVLPPAISLQLGVYQLEQHSEPEVNHAPKQQMVTREEVLPELVEKTEKLPETPLVDNGTLTKVSEQKRPPKKQQPQVKKVVEEAPLNTQESAVTSMPTAGSASNSRANFSSNASAAVSGHQGWHSEVHQRLAKAKRYPRAALRFRSMGVSQVKVTVDRQGEVISASLINSSGTKILDKEALATINRAAPFPVPPETLLIDGKVEFIAPIVFDTKSI
- a CDS encoding AhpA/YtjB family protein, translated to MKLTFKLHKTVIIVICVALIALLMQGISYLGTSQNQSRVEQFKQLTRVLAEQVAFSLSDYIVSGSKDFNRERIIANLKNVTKDKYILDASIYSAGGTLIASAGESVSVRERLAIDSAQSTQPFQYQLVVPILGQEEPKGYLRLTIDTELLTTEIQQADNSTNVLRFFILFALCIGFVLANTLFRSKKKKGKNTPPQLVVDEDSGTEEDDNMQPTASKRAHSEKKKPEHRPYRPKKRRAKSKPNKPKPPEH
- the serB gene encoding phosphoserine phosphatase → MSTSLTYCYLPDEIQKWPGLPLSLSGEEVMPLDYRAGDSGWLLYGRGLDKARISDFQQRLGIAIVIVSSWRIDDYQVVRIAGSITPRIKKLADESLLDVVPLGQIPRLRSPGLLLMDMDSTAIQIECIDEIARLYGVGDQVSEVTERAMQGELDFTESLRARVALLKGADVMILQQVMDSLPLMPGLTSLVRKLQAMDWHVAIASGGFTFFADNLRQQLKLVAAVANQLEIKDGKLTGKVKGPIVDAKFKAQTLVKLAERLDIPIEQTVAIGDGANDLKMLRKAGLGIAYHAKPKVYARAKVAIRHADLMGVMCVLSGGLKHEER
- the radA gene encoding DNA repair protein RadA, coding for MAKGAKRAFVCNECGADYPRWQGQCSACHAWNTITEVRLASSHSSPRNDRLTGYAGNAAGVSRVQKLSEISLEELPRFTTGFKEFDRVLGGGVVPGSAILIGGNPGAGKSTLLLQTMCLLSREMKTLYVTGEESLQQVAMRAHRLGLPTDSLNMLSETSIEQICLTAEQEQPKLMVIDSIQVMHMADIQSSPGSVAQVRETAAYLTRFAKTRGVAIIMVGHVTKDGSLAGPKVLEHCIDCSIMLDGDADNRFRTLRSHKNRFGAVNELGVFAMTEQGLKEVNNPSAIFLSRGDEITSGSSVMVVWEGTRPLLVEIQALVDHSMMSNPRRVAVGLEQNRLAILLAVLHRHGGLQMSDQDVFVNVVGGVKVTETSADLALLLSLVSSFRDRPLPRDLVVFGEVGLAGEIRPVPSGQERISEAAKHGFKRAIVPHANMPKKLPPDMKVYGVKKLSDALSVMDEFE